Proteins from a single region of Thiomicrorhabdus sp. Kp2:
- the gspD gene encoding type II secretion system secretin GspD, producing the protein MNSLTHFLNNGCFDKSRLFKNPLFKNGVIKNALTIAVFSSMLVMGAFQNALAEGSLKQNFKQADIKTVIEAVAKITGKNFIIDPRVKGNVTFIAPEGMEPDELYDSLLAVLNVYGYVAVPSDGVVKVVPANLARDQIPYRTWTEYDEEWVTEVVTIHNVNASKLVAVLRPLVAKEGHLVALSESNKLIVSDTVSNIKRIKSILKRVDIDVKGAFEVIQVQHTSAVELAKTLKSVMPKSQAGVNATIGFDARSNRIILSGDELKRMMLRALIAELDVEVDAGGGVQVIYLRYAKATDIAPVLQKIAGNQAIQTIEESTTTTTTPPDAPADATTGIPEQVTGLNTSILNKNELKEKISIEADERMNALIISAPTTVVNGLKTVIKQLDIRRAQVLIEAIFVEIAADKAAELGVEWGLSGTGAAGIVNFSGAIPSLIGNADNLLAQSQVIGRGITIGGGDVNSDGTGWGALLRALNTNSYSNILATPSILTLDNEEAEILVGREVPFQTGSYASTTTTVTNPFTTIERKNVGLKLKVKPQINEGNEVYLEIDQEVSDVIDKGQAVDIQTSKRQIKTRVIVGDGNMVVLGGLINEKETRSKSKVPGLGDLPGIGGLFSSSSDTREKVNLMVFLRPVIIRNNEMSDYYSNKKYHHVYEQQDEMLHQSEGQLLEGLRPRLPTIEQWKKSEPATPFDGDAKQSKAVTQPVKKEESLIHEMSDQELLGF; encoded by the coding sequence ATGAATAGCTTAACCCACTTTTTAAATAACGGATGTTTTGATAAAAGCCGTTTATTTAAAAACCCATTATTTAAAAATGGCGTTATAAAAAATGCCTTGACGATTGCAGTGTTCAGTTCAATGCTGGTAATGGGAGCTTTTCAGAATGCCTTAGCGGAAGGGAGTTTGAAGCAAAACTTTAAACAAGCAGATATTAAAACGGTTATTGAAGCGGTCGCCAAGATTACCGGTAAAAACTTTATTATTGACCCTCGTGTAAAAGGTAATGTGACATTTATTGCGCCTGAGGGAATGGAGCCAGATGAGCTCTATGACTCTTTACTTGCCGTGTTGAATGTATATGGTTATGTGGCTGTACCGAGTGATGGCGTGGTGAAAGTGGTGCCTGCAAACTTAGCACGCGACCAAATTCCATATCGCACCTGGACAGAATATGATGAAGAATGGGTTACCGAAGTAGTGACCATTCATAATGTGAACGCCAGTAAACTGGTTGCCGTTTTAAGACCATTAGTCGCTAAAGAAGGTCACTTAGTGGCGTTGTCAGAGAGCAATAAGTTAATTGTGTCTGATACGGTTTCTAATATTAAACGTATTAAGAGTATTTTGAAACGTGTTGATATCGATGTAAAAGGCGCATTTGAAGTGATTCAAGTTCAGCATACTTCAGCCGTTGAATTAGCCAAAACTTTAAAAAGTGTTATGCCTAAAAGCCAAGCAGGCGTAAACGCCACCATTGGTTTTGATGCACGTTCTAATCGCATTATTTTAAGTGGTGATGAATTAAAGCGCATGATGTTGCGGGCATTGATTGCAGAGTTAGATGTTGAAGTGGATGCTGGTGGTGGTGTTCAAGTTATCTATTTACGTTATGCTAAAGCAACCGATATTGCGCCAGTTTTGCAAAAGATTGCTGGTAACCAAGCGATTCAAACCATTGAAGAGTCAACCACAACAACGACGACTCCTCCAGACGCCCCAGCGGATGCCACGACAGGGATTCCTGAACAGGTGACAGGTTTAAATACTTCTATTTTGAATAAAAATGAGCTGAAAGAGAAAATTAGCATTGAGGCAGATGAGCGGATGAATGCACTAATTATTAGTGCACCAACGACTGTAGTGAATGGCTTGAAAACGGTTATTAAACAGTTAGATATTCGCCGTGCCCAAGTACTAATTGAAGCCATCTTTGTTGAAATAGCAGCGGATAAAGCGGCTGAATTAGGCGTTGAGTGGGGGTTGAGTGGTACAGGTGCTGCTGGCATAGTGAATTTTTCGGGTGCAATCCCATCTTTGATAGGTAATGCGGATAACCTTCTTGCTCAGTCACAAGTTATTGGTCGAGGTATTACTATAGGTGGCGGTGATGTTAACTCAGATGGAACTGGTTGGGGAGCTTTACTTCGTGCTTTAAATACTAACTCGTATTCCAATATCTTAGCAACACCCTCTATTTTGACACTGGATAATGAAGAGGCTGAGATTTTGGTTGGTAGAGAAGTACCATTTCAAACAGGTTCTTATGCCAGTACGACGACAACCGTGACCAATCCCTTTACTACCATTGAGCGTAAAAACGTGGGATTAAAACTTAAAGTCAAACCACAAATTAACGAAGGTAATGAAGTTTACCTGGAGATTGATCAGGAAGTTTCTGATGTGATTGATAAGGGGCAAGCGGTTGATATTCAAACCTCTAAACGCCAAATCAAAACTCGAGTGATTGTTGGTGATGGCAATATGGTCGTGCTCGGTGGTTTAATCAATGAAAAAGAAACACGTTCAAAATCTAAAGTACCAGGCCTGGGTGATTTACCAGGAATAGGCGGTTTATTTAGCTCTTCTTCTGACACTCGCGAAAAAGTGAATTTAATGGTGTTTTTACGTCCTGTCATTATTCGTAATAATGAAATGAGTGATTACTACAGTAATAAAAAATACCACCATGTTTATGAACAGCAAGATGAGATGCTGCATCAATCTGAGGGTCAATTATTAGAAGGGTTGCGTCCAAGATTGCCAACGATTGAGCAATGGAAAAAAAGTGAACCAGCGACGCCTTTTGATGGTGATGCAAAGCAATCTAAAGCCGTTACTCAGCCAGTCAAAAAAGAAGAATCATTGATTCATGAGATGAGTGATCAAGAGCTGTTAGGGTTTTAA
- the gspM gene encoding type II secretion system protein GspM, translated as MWTQINQAWLDLDAREQNLVKALAVFLVLAALYVFIWAPIQSNKQQAQQQLESALQEWQWLNEQVPAVEAMRSSGGASNSVPVTSQNQLMALLQKTLREQNLFKDIKTLQGTAKGGKVSFEKVDATRLFKWLSLLEQQGVTTNSLQASWLETGLVKAEMQFTLQ; from the coding sequence ATGTGGACGCAAATTAACCAGGCCTGGTTGGATTTAGATGCACGAGAGCAAAACCTGGTTAAAGCGTTAGCTGTTTTTCTAGTTTTGGCCGCGTTATATGTCTTTATCTGGGCGCCAATTCAATCAAATAAACAGCAAGCACAGCAGCAGCTAGAGAGTGCTTTGCAAGAGTGGCAATGGTTGAATGAGCAAGTGCCAGCTGTAGAGGCTATGCGCTCTTCTGGCGGGGCTTCAAATTCTGTGCCAGTAACCTCCCAAAACCAATTGATGGCATTGCTGCAAAAAACCTTGCGTGAACAAAATCTGTTTAAAGATATTAAAACTTTGCAAGGTACGGCAAAGGGTGGAAAAGTTAGTTTTGAAAAGGTGGATGCAACAAGGTTATTTAAGTGGTTAAGTCTACTTGAACAGCAAGGCGTAACCACAAATAGCTTACAAGCCTCATGGCTTGAAACAGGCCTGGTAAAGGCTGAAATGCAATTTACTCTCCAATAG
- the gspJ gene encoding type II secretion system minor pseudopilin GspJ, which yields MSNLTLKLKQQQGFTLIELLVALGVSAVIAVLAYQSIDSMVNVKANVEEHASQTEILQRAVWWMEQDFIQLTPRPIQDELGSDLPAFQYRADTGIELSRIAQFPTPNSNGGLQRVGYVLDNSVLYRLTWPVMDRAPDTKPKKVVLLEDVSKLDVELLNASDKWVDSWPAPTQTLDELPKATRIVIEHKTLGTLSRLYMGVS from the coding sequence ATGAGTAATTTAACGCTCAAGTTGAAACAACAGCAAGGTTTTACCTTGATAGAGTTGTTGGTGGCTTTAGGGGTTTCTGCCGTGATAGCCGTTTTGGCTTATCAGTCCATTGACAGCATGGTGAATGTAAAGGCGAATGTTGAAGAACATGCCAGCCAAACAGAAATCCTACAGCGAGCGGTTTGGTGGATGGAGCAAGACTTTATTCAATTGACACCTCGCCCTATTCAGGATGAATTAGGCTCTGATTTGCCAGCGTTTCAGTATCGAGCGGATACAGGTATTGAACTGAGCAGAATTGCTCAGTTTCCAACGCCAAATTCGAATGGGGGTCTACAGCGAGTTGGTTATGTGTTGGATAATTCGGTGCTATACCGTTTAACTTGGCCTGTGATGGATCGTGCGCCTGACACTAAACCCAAAAAGGTCGTGTTATTAGAAGATGTCAGCAAACTGGATGTTGAGCTTTTAAACGCTTCAGATAAATGGGTAGACTCTTGGCCTGCGCCAACCCAAACTTTGGATGAGCTACCCAAGGCAACGAGAATTGTTATTGAGCATAAAACCCTGGGCACGCTTTCCCGTTTATATATGGGGGTAAGTTAG
- the gspN gene encoding type II secretion system protein N, which produces MHFFGFSRNKKQFAGFVALFVVVLLLSILSQLPANWVLSKPFIKQAIEQKINPSQKLKILASRGTIWQGEVDLAIEKHVANNAKSASAISIGKIAWDLNLASLLITKLSADIDWQLGQSTLSAEVSTGIFSSMETRNLHVSDVNGVINLKDLMPKLAFKKVAESPITQNLAGLVGINHVEAEYLLQARWFSALESDFQIDELSVMNNVFPTLNLKANLQEERIKARLNGQKTGWQLNGTASLNKSYAYHLDLNLKATSEKELPDWAFLLQKKSAVNYVTKLQGRLF; this is translated from the coding sequence ATGCATTTTTTTGGGTTCAGTCGCAATAAAAAACAGTTTGCTGGTTTTGTTGCCTTGTTTGTTGTGGTGTTATTGCTGTCTATTTTGTCACAACTGCCTGCTAACTGGGTGTTGTCAAAACCTTTTATAAAACAAGCCATAGAACAAAAAATTAATCCATCTCAAAAGCTCAAAATTCTCGCTTCACGTGGAACGATTTGGCAAGGTGAAGTGGATCTGGCTATTGAGAAGCATGTAGCTAACAACGCAAAGTCTGCAAGCGCTATTTCAATCGGAAAAATCGCTTGGGATTTAAATCTTGCATCACTTTTGATTACCAAGTTATCTGCCGATATTGATTGGCAATTGGGTCAATCAACTTTGTCTGCTGAAGTATCTACGGGTATTTTTTCTTCAATGGAAACACGAAATCTGCATGTTTCTGACGTGAATGGTGTGATTAATCTTAAGGATTTAATGCCCAAATTAGCGTTTAAAAAAGTAGCCGAATCACCTATTACACAGAACTTAGCAGGCCTGGTTGGTATTAATCATGTTGAGGCTGAGTATTTGCTTCAAGCTAGGTGGTTTAGTGCTTTAGAATCGGATTTTCAAATTGACGAGTTATCGGTGATGAATAATGTATTTCCTACATTAAACCTTAAAGCCAATTTACAAGAAGAGCGAATCAAGGCGCGTTTAAATGGTCAGAAAACGGGCTGGCAATTAAATGGAACGGCCTCACTAAATAAAAGCTATGCTTATCATTTGGATTTGAATCTCAAGGCGACTTCTGAGAAAGAGTTACCTGATTGGGCGTTTTTATTGCAAAAAAAATCAGCGGTCAATTATGTGACCAAGCTACAAGGGCGGTTGTTTTAG
- the gspL gene encoding type II secretion system protein GspL, with protein MLGSNQNKSEIQQTDGILANSLVASISLQGELQIHNVEGKLLNAEDVISKLTASRRLNRELAIVWLPTQKLVMTEAIVPGKRKAHWMAALPYALEEGLSEPVESYHFVPYNRTNAGLVSLAAANHEDMKNWKRIIESAGLGYAQLVPDCFRLQNNNGEVAEGSHVWTLFQQGSTVLVRTSAYQGLAGNSDWYHAIKEQALNQRYMKDLQAVTDIKEVTVKASDLLSSHSQNLPKVLSLSLSQYAYKTRSGNENKWYEWRWVAVLIFIVVGLYLTNQVMQTQQLKDQVDYTQQKNTELFKVMFPEAKRIVNIKSQTLMYLKRQTEGSGEALYLMPILQQVEPWFSQAKTVKVEQLQWHRDKKQKPLELTVTATNTKELENIIELSNAQNNRSVKLSLSLKNVNADGAQGVIYVDAN; from the coding sequence GTGTTGGGTAGTAACCAAAATAAATCTGAAATACAGCAAACCGATGGTATTTTAGCCAACTCTTTGGTGGCAAGTATTTCACTTCAGGGTGAGTTGCAAATTCACAATGTTGAAGGCAAATTACTGAATGCAGAAGACGTTATTTCTAAATTGACAGCAAGTAGAAGATTGAATCGTGAGCTTGCCATTGTTTGGTTGCCAACACAAAAGTTGGTTATGACCGAAGCCATCGTACCTGGAAAGCGAAAGGCGCATTGGATGGCGGCTTTGCCTTATGCTCTGGAGGAAGGTTTGTCGGAACCTGTTGAGAGCTATCATTTTGTGCCTTATAACCGTACCAATGCGGGTTTAGTCTCTTTAGCGGCAGCGAACCATGAAGACATGAAAAATTGGAAGCGTATAATTGAATCGGCAGGTTTAGGGTACGCGCAGTTGGTTCCCGATTGTTTTAGATTGCAAAATAACAACGGTGAAGTAGCTGAAGGCTCTCATGTTTGGACTCTTTTTCAGCAAGGCAGTACTGTCTTGGTGAGAACCAGTGCTTATCAAGGGTTGGCGGGTAACTCCGATTGGTATCATGCCATAAAAGAGCAGGCTTTAAATCAGCGCTACATGAAGGACTTACAAGCCGTAACGGATATAAAAGAAGTTACAGTGAAGGCTTCTGATTTATTAAGCAGTCATTCGCAAAACTTGCCAAAGGTTTTATCTTTAAGCTTAAGTCAGTATGCCTATAAAACTCGTTCGGGTAATGAGAACAAATGGTATGAATGGCGTTGGGTTGCTGTTTTGATTTTTATTGTTGTGGGGTTGTATTTAACTAACCAAGTTATGCAGACGCAGCAGCTTAAAGATCAAGTTGACTATACTCAACAGAAAAATACCGAGCTTTTTAAAGTGATGTTTCCAGAAGCTAAACGAATTGTTAATATCAAATCACAGACATTGATGTATCTCAAGCGGCAAACAGAAGGAAGTGGCGAAGCACTCTATTTGATGCCTATTTTGCAACAGGTTGAACCTTGGTTTAGTCAAGCCAAAACGGTTAAAGTAGAACAGCTTCAATGGCACAGAGATAAAAAACAAAAACCATTGGAATTAACAGTGACGGCGACAAATACCAAGGAATTAGAAAATATTATTGAACTGTCTAACGCACAAAATAATCGTTCTGTGAAGTTGAGTCTTTCTTTAAAAAATGTCAATGCCGATGGCGCACAGGGAGTGATTTATGTGGACGCAAATTAA
- the gspE gene encoding type II secretion system ATPase GspE, producing the protein MNVALPFSFANKNKVLLNNVEAGLLLEYTEETPASALLELQRKYVNCDVVLNKIDKANFDMQIQSSYSSHGQQSMEAIEAIETEDLASVFAEVGEPEDLLDSEDEAPIIKLLNAILGEAIRSRASDIHIEPFENQLRIRFRIDGILKTVLTPKIALANMLVSRIKVMARLDIAEKRLPQDGRISLKLGGRAVDLRVSTIPSNYGERVVLRLLDKSAGRLNLKELKLPEQVEKGIQEALSKSHGIFLVTGPTGSGKTTTLYAGLSLLNDAQRNIMTVEDPIEYNIDGINQTQVNTKADMTFAKGLRAILRQDPDVVMVGEIRDAETANIAVQASLTGHLVLSTLHTNSAVGAVTRLRDMGVEPFLLSSSVVGVLAQRLVRELCDCKTPHEADKVECEILGVEQATIYQPNGCEQCRYTGYKGRMGLYELFLMDEKLRSMIYSNMTEDEIEAVLRGHSKSLRENGYQAVLKGQTNLAEVQRVTQS; encoded by the coding sequence ATGAATGTTGCACTACCATTTAGTTTTGCTAATAAAAATAAAGTACTGCTTAACAATGTTGAAGCAGGCTTATTGCTTGAATATACCGAAGAGACGCCAGCAAGTGCTTTATTAGAGCTTCAAAGAAAATACGTAAATTGTGATGTTGTACTTAATAAGATTGATAAAGCTAACTTTGATATGCAGATTCAGTCAAGTTACTCTTCGCATGGACAGCAGTCTATGGAAGCCATTGAGGCGATTGAAACCGAAGATTTAGCTTCTGTATTTGCTGAAGTCGGAGAGCCTGAAGATTTATTAGACAGTGAAGATGAAGCACCAATCATCAAGTTACTGAATGCAATATTGGGTGAGGCCATTCGCTCTCGCGCTTCGGATATTCATATTGAACCCTTTGAAAACCAACTGCGTATTCGTTTCAGAATTGATGGCATTCTAAAAACGGTATTAACGCCTAAAATTGCTCTAGCCAATATGCTGGTTTCACGTATTAAAGTGATGGCGCGTTTAGATATTGCTGAAAAGCGTTTACCACAAGACGGACGTATCTCATTGAAGTTAGGTGGGCGAGCAGTCGATTTAAGGGTTTCAACCATCCCTTCTAACTATGGCGAACGTGTGGTTTTACGTTTGTTAGATAAGAGTGCGGGACGTTTAAACCTTAAAGAACTCAAATTACCAGAACAAGTCGAAAAAGGCATTCAAGAAGCTTTATCTAAATCGCATGGTATTTTCTTGGTAACAGGACCAACGGGTTCGGGTAAAACGACCACTTTGTATGCTGGCTTAAGTTTATTAAATGATGCTCAGCGCAATATTATGACGGTTGAAGACCCAATTGAATATAACATTGATGGTATTAACCAGACTCAAGTGAATACAAAAGCAGACATGACTTTTGCCAAAGGGTTGCGAGCGATTCTTCGACAAGACCCAGACGTGGTTATGGTAGGTGAAATTCGTGATGCAGAAACGGCCAATATTGCTGTTCAAGCCTCATTAACTGGGCACTTAGTTTTATCAACTTTACATACCAACTCGGCAGTAGGTGCGGTTACCCGCTTGAGAGATATGGGGGTTGAACCGTTCCTATTGTCCTCCAGTGTGGTTGGCGTATTGGCTCAGCGTTTAGTAAGAGAGCTCTGTGATTGTAAAACCCCGCACGAAGCAGATAAAGTAGAGTGCGAAATACTGGGTGTTGAACAAGCGACCATTTATCAGCCAAATGGTTGTGAACAGTGCCGTTATACAGGGTATAAAGGTCGAATGGGGCTTTATGAGTTGTTCTTAATGGATGAGAAGTTACGTTCTATGATTTACTCAAATATGACAGAAGATGAGATTGAAGCGGTTTTAAGAGGCCATTCAAAATCACTACGTGAAAATGGCTATCAAGCCGTGTTAAAAGGGCAAACAAATCTGGCTGAAGTGCAAAGAGTGACTCAGTCTTAA
- the gspK gene encoding type II secretion system minor pseudopilin GspK translates to MVLYRKTVGLFYEKQKGFALLTVMLVVALVSMVSSQLLYDQQVHIQRSTYMIHQAHSISVAYGFEGWVKKGLKADLRNNPTDHLNEQWAQPLIPVAFADGMVSGRLLDLHAHLNLNNVLEQDAKLKTFWKKMVERYLSQRLPEENFQGFADVLTDWVDADDDSQDYGAESEIYLLNEPAYRAANQPMVMVSELKNLQGMEKIKPMNLQKIEQYVTALPSVTTINVNTADIPVLTAMADWLTEDIAKQWVVQRKTEPAEDTGMFMAFLTDKTGFMPDEIVKDIPVQVIDVKSQFFLLQAQVDYGDVKQVVSSIFNRKSENEVTLVQRWLSVG, encoded by the coding sequence GTGGTTTTGTATAGAAAAACGGTAGGCCTGTTTTATGAAAAGCAAAAAGGCTTTGCATTACTTACGGTAATGTTAGTGGTGGCTTTAGTGAGTATGGTCTCTAGTCAATTGCTCTATGATCAACAAGTTCATATACAGCGAAGCACCTATATGATTCACCAAGCGCATTCGATATCGGTGGCTTATGGATTTGAAGGCTGGGTCAAAAAAGGGTTAAAAGCAGATTTAAGAAATAATCCAACTGACCATTTGAATGAACAATGGGCACAACCCTTAATTCCAGTGGCATTTGCCGATGGTATGGTGAGTGGACGGTTGCTCGATTTGCATGCGCATTTAAATTTAAATAATGTGCTAGAACAAGATGCAAAGTTAAAAACGTTTTGGAAAAAAATGGTTGAGCGCTATCTTTCGCAAAGATTGCCTGAAGAGAATTTTCAGGGTTTTGCGGATGTGTTAACAGATTGGGTTGATGCTGATGATGACTCACAAGATTACGGTGCTGAAAGTGAGATATATTTATTGAATGAGCCCGCTTACCGAGCGGCAAACCAACCTATGGTTATGGTCAGTGAGCTGAAAAACCTACAGGGTATGGAAAAGATTAAGCCAATGAATTTACAAAAAATTGAGCAATATGTGACGGCACTGCCGAGTGTAACAACGATTAATGTGAATACGGCGGATATTCCCGTATTAACGGCAATGGCAGACTGGTTAACAGAAGATATTGCTAAACAGTGGGTGGTTCAAAGGAAGACTGAACCCGCTGAAGATACAGGTATGTTTATGGCCTTTTTAACGGATAAAACAGGGTTTATGCCCGATGAGATTGTAAAGGATATCCCTGTTCAGGTCATCGATGTAAAAAGTCAATTTTTTTTATTACAAGCACAAGTTGATTATGGTGATGTAAAGCAGGTGGTTTCATCCATTTTTAATCGAAAAAGTGAAAACGAAGTCACATTAGTGCAAAGGTGGTTAAGTGTTGGGTAG
- the gspG gene encoding type II secretion system major pseudopilin GspG — MKRLINQQKLKHQKGFTLIELMVVVVILAVLAGLVVPNLMDRPDEARIVKAKQDISAVSSALKLYKLDNFVYPTTDQGLEALVTKPDSEPVPKNWKNLLDNVPLDPWGNPYLYLSPGEHGAFDLFTYGADGVDGGEGVNATIGQWNLQ; from the coding sequence ATGAAGCGATTAATAAATCAACAGAAATTAAAACACCAAAAAGGTTTTACCTTGATTGAGTTGATGGTTGTTGTTGTGATTTTAGCGGTGTTAGCAGGCCTGGTTGTTCCAAATTTAATGGATAGACCAGATGAAGCTCGTATTGTAAAAGCGAAACAGGATATTTCTGCGGTTTCATCCGCCTTAAAACTGTATAAGTTAGATAACTTTGTTTATCCAACAACCGACCAAGGGTTAGAAGCTTTGGTTACAAAACCTGACAGTGAGCCTGTGCCAAAGAATTGGAAAAACCTATTAGATAATGTGCCTTTAGATCCTTGGGGTAATCCCTATTTGTATTTATCACCTGGCGAGCATGGAGCATTTGATTTGTTTACCTATGGCGCGGATGGCGTTGATGGCGGTGAAGGGGTAAATGCGACAATCGGTCAGTGGAACTTACAGTAA
- the gspI gene encoding type II secretion system minor pseudopilin GspI, with protein MNTDSEAGKRVAFASGFTLIEVMVALAIIAIALSAVSRSLGLTVSNQTHLESRVLATWVAENSIVEQQLFPGKQAEKKQVQSMLNRQWVIETTSEPTFIPEIYRMSVEVREEGSEQLSANLFSVVGANE; from the coding sequence ATGAATACTGATAGTGAAGCAGGAAAACGCGTAGCGTTCGCTTCTGGCTTCACCCTGATTGAAGTGATGGTGGCTTTAGCGATTATTGCCATAGCACTTTCTGCAGTCAGTCGTAGTTTAGGTTTAACGGTGTCAAATCAAACGCATTTAGAGTCACGAGTATTGGCGACCTGGGTGGCGGAAAATTCGATTGTAGAACAGCAACTTTTTCCTGGCAAGCAAGCAGAGAAAAAACAGGTACAAAGTATGTTGAATCGCCAATGGGTCATTGAAACGACAAGTGAACCGACCTTCATTCCAGAAATCTATCGAATGTCGGTTGAGGTAAGAGAGGAAGGGTCGGAGCAACTCTCTGCCAATTTATTTAGTGTAGTTGGAGCCAATGAGTAA
- a CDS encoding prepilin-type N-terminal cleavage/methylation domain-containing protein, which yields MRKQARPTFLSKHNLQQGFTLIELMVVVVIMSVVVSVGVLSLGRFNQDLLENQQAKIESYFTQIADQSTFSQTMYLIVPDDEGLTPFKYVDYQWQSVEDMSDLPWHSGFVAEWEVDEHFAEQQSLPRPGWVFWPSGDVLAGKILLKSINDGVTDPSDNEVALSWNESLEFAKR from the coding sequence ATGCGTAAACAGGCGCGCCCAACTTTTCTAAGCAAACATAATTTGCAACAGGGTTTTACCTTGATTGAATTGATGGTTGTTGTGGTCATAATGAGTGTAGTCGTTTCAGTAGGTGTGCTCTCTTTAGGGCGGTTTAATCAAGATTTACTTGAAAACCAACAAGCCAAAATTGAGAGCTACTTTACACAAATTGCTGACCAATCTACCTTTAGCCAAACAATGTATTTAATTGTGCCAGATGATGAAGGCTTAACGCCATTTAAGTATGTTGACTATCAGTGGCAGTCGGTTGAGGATATGAGTGACTTGCCATGGCACAGTGGTTTTGTCGCAGAGTGGGAAGTGGACGAACATTTTGCAGAACAACAAAGTTTACCCAGGCCTGGTTGGGTGTTTTGGCCAAGTGGCGATGTTTTGGCAGGTAAAATTTTGCTAAAAAGTATCAACGATGGTGTGACGGATCCTTCTGATAATGAAGTGGCGCTGAGTTGGAATGAATCTTTAGAGTTTGCCAAGAGATGA
- the gspF gene encoding type II secretion system inner membrane protein GspF, which translates to MPAFEYKALSSSGKLKKGFLEGDSEKQVRQILRDQGLIPTEIEPLSKHEKHALGARQALFVPQIKTADLSLFTRELYTLLDAGTPLNEALKSMAQQAESKQMTRFVTSLHTKVAEGHGLASAMNQAPFKVPTDVIATVQAGEESGYLDKVLSRLAESVEQRDQLNKKMKTALIYPILMVVVAVVIVFFLMMYVVPKVVKVFDNMQQTLPPLTQGLLSFSDFIQHQWGWLFAFALFAWGFFVWLMRQENGRYKVHQLMLNTPGIQRFLIYSSAARWARTLGVLLSSGVAIQDALKISAEVVTLEPLKKLVLKMVSDVREGESVASAMQTAGFFPPLLLNLVRTGEGKGQLDTMLLKGAKHYEFSVETAANTLVSVLEPILIIIMGAVVLTVVLAIMMPIFEMNQMVGS; encoded by the coding sequence ATGCCTGCCTTTGAGTACAAAGCTTTAAGTTCATCTGGTAAATTGAAAAAAGGCTTTTTGGAAGGCGATTCGGAAAAGCAGGTTCGTCAAATTTTACGAGATCAAGGCTTAATTCCCACTGAAATTGAACCTCTCAGTAAACATGAAAAACACGCTTTGGGAGCTAGACAGGCGTTATTTGTTCCTCAAATCAAAACGGCTGATCTCTCTCTATTTACACGTGAACTTTATACTTTGCTAGACGCAGGTACGCCCTTAAATGAGGCTTTAAAATCTATGGCTCAGCAAGCGGAATCAAAGCAGATGACACGTTTTGTGACCAGTTTGCATACTAAAGTCGCTGAAGGGCATGGTTTAGCGAGTGCTATGAATCAAGCGCCTTTTAAAGTACCAACTGATGTGATTGCCACCGTACAAGCAGGTGAAGAGAGTGGTTATCTGGATAAGGTACTTTCACGTTTAGCAGAGTCGGTAGAGCAACGTGATCAGTTAAATAAAAAAATGAAAACGGCGCTTATCTACCCAATTTTGATGGTTGTCGTGGCGGTAGTTATTGTATTCTTTTTGATGATGTATGTTGTGCCTAAGGTGGTTAAGGTATTTGACAATATGCAGCAAACCTTGCCCCCTTTAACGCAAGGTTTATTGAGTTTTAGTGATTTTATTCAGCACCAATGGGGTTGGTTATTCGCTTTTGCATTATTCGCGTGGGGATTTTTTGTTTGGTTAATGCGTCAAGAAAATGGTCGTTATAAAGTCCATCAACTTATGCTTAACACACCAGGAATACAACGTTTTTTAATTTATTCTTCAGCCGCTCGTTGGGCAAGAACGCTTGGGGTGTTACTTTCAAGTGGGGTTGCCATTCAGGATGCGCTTAAAATTTCTGCTGAAGTCGTGACTTTAGAGCCATTGAAAAAATTGGTTTTAAAGATGGTTTCTGATGTGCGTGAAGGTGAATCTGTCGCTTCTGCGATGCAAACAGCTGGCTTTTTTCCTCCCTTATTACTGAATTTAGTCAGAACGGGTGAAGGTAAAGGTCAGTTAGATACCATGTTATTGAAAGGTGCAAAACATTATGAATTTTCAGTTGAAACGGCAGCTAATACTTTAGTGAGCGTATTGGAACCTATTCTCATTATTATTATGGGGGCGGTGGTATTGACCGTTGTGCTGGCGATTATGATGCCAATTTTTGAAATGAACCAAATGGTTGGCAGTTAA